One Nicotiana sylvestris chromosome 12, ASM39365v2, whole genome shotgun sequence genomic window carries:
- the LOC104213141 gene encoding probable inactive patatin-3-Kuras 1 isoform X2, protein MKNFQPTIFTKSEIANSPHLDAKMSDICIDTSAAPTYFPPYYFENDDGKGNQYEFNLIDGTTVAGNPALVALSTVTNSAETDLSFAYIKPLDVKNILLLSLGTGTTADFAGKYTARMQLSGVLFPGFYNNSNPLIEMSSAASAIMNDYYISTIYRALGAETNYLRIEETALTGNITQIDNATEANMNLLKQIGENLLKKQASNGNTETNEEALKRLAKLLSERKKLRANKASQ, encoded by the exons ATGAAAAATTTTCAGCCAACAATATTCACCAAATCGGAG ATAGCAAACTCACCTCATTTGGACGCTAAGATGTCTGACATATGCATTGATACCTCGGCAGCTCCAACTTATTTTCCTCCATATTACTTTGAGAATGATGATGGTAAAGGAAATCAGTATGAATTCAATCTTATTGATGGTACTACTGTTGCTGGCAATCCG GCCTTAGTTGCCCTAAGCACAGTAACCAACAGTGCGGAAACGGATCTATCATTTGCTTATATCAAGCCATTGGACGTCAAAAACATTCTACTGCTCTCGTTAGGGACCGGCACTACTGCTGATTTTGCTGGGAAATACACAGCAAGGATGCAGCTAAGTGGGGTCTTGTTTCCCGGCTTTTATAATAATTCGAACCCTCTTATTGAAATGTCATCTGCAGCAAGTGCTATCATGAATGATTATTACATCTCCACCATCTACCGTGCTCTTGGTGCTGAAACGAATTACCTCAGGATTGAA GAAACTGCATTAACTGGCAATATTACCCAAATAGATAATGCTACTGAGGCTAATATGAACTTATTGAAACAAATTGGTGAAAACTTGTTGAAGAAACAAGCTTCCAATGGGAATACTGAAACCAATGAGGAAGCTCTAAAGAG GCTTGCAAAATTGCTCTCAGAGAGGAAGAAACTCCGAGCAAACAAAGCCTCTCAATAA
- the LOC104213141 gene encoding probable inactive patatin-3-Kuras 1 isoform X1: MKNFQPTIFTKSEIANSPHLDAKMSDICIDTSAAPTYFPPYYFENDDGKGNQYEFNLIDGTTVAGNPALVALSTVTNSAETDLSFAYIKPLDVKNILLLSLGTGTTADFAGKYTARMQLSGVLFPGFYNNSNPLIEMSSAASAIMNDYYISTIYRALGAETNYLRIEACKIALREEETPSKQSLSIILRFRVLLVLIMLKNKRLLEG, translated from the exons ATGAAAAATTTTCAGCCAACAATATTCACCAAATCGGAG ATAGCAAACTCACCTCATTTGGACGCTAAGATGTCTGACATATGCATTGATACCTCGGCAGCTCCAACTTATTTTCCTCCATATTACTTTGAGAATGATGATGGTAAAGGAAATCAGTATGAATTCAATCTTATTGATGGTACTACTGTTGCTGGCAATCCG GCCTTAGTTGCCCTAAGCACAGTAACCAACAGTGCGGAAACGGATCTATCATTTGCTTATATCAAGCCATTGGACGTCAAAAACATTCTACTGCTCTCGTTAGGGACCGGCACTACTGCTGATTTTGCTGGGAAATACACAGCAAGGATGCAGCTAAGTGGGGTCTTGTTTCCCGGCTTTTATAATAATTCGAACCCTCTTATTGAAATGTCATCTGCAGCAAGTGCTATCATGAATGATTATTACATCTCCACCATCTACCGTGCTCTTGGTGCTGAAACGAATTACCTCAGGATTGAA GCTTGCAAAATTGCTCTCAGAGAGGAAGAAACTCCGAGCAAACAAAGCCTCTCAATAATTCTAAGATTTCGAGTATTATTGGTACTTATTATGCTAAAGAATAAGCGCTTGTTAGAGGGATAA